One Plectropomus leopardus isolate mb chromosome 1, YSFRI_Pleo_2.0, whole genome shotgun sequence DNA segment encodes these proteins:
- the depdc7a gene encoding DEP domain-containing protein 7, translating to MHKTPEPGMAGKPFRATYIWSSIISNLHTHVEVKRRRHNLKSYHDCFLGSEAVDVVLAHITLNRFFGDEAVPRYKAVRLCQALMDSRVFEPVGIKVFGKEKKRATFEDSSCSLYRFLNSTTVSSSSLTNTKSHSTSTIESGYDSPSINRNKNGYSPSRERQSALSYSTHSPAKADKSVEDVLGNLNLSSTITPQMINLGLSQELVDEVWHQQAVFRLLQLIELPLLEKLLEGKDTPRHPLSGMDSDPDLLYTSSYLDREVLKAFSEAQADEWMLGAVDCLEFLPDELVVEVSRGLAGCADDLLRCKSLLYEVLAQHYGNTQQPPLLNNHIFDIHSGISELLVNGKQEQALESLQLSLKLQDSRSREELRRLLRFMAVAAKPQEVKLHKEIENRMAVKRSFASAIVYSRRLSKGKVDLMVLFMMDNHCDLFKIPVSLHKMVSDRITNIVKGKDPDVITGSTYCERVSSKAYSENAQKTTKEELWTLLRTVHENPKLSTKEKRRLLGQFYKGHPEIFVQYFGNRLSTVNMLLQ from the exons AACCCGGCATGGCTGGGAAACCTTTCCGGGCCACCTACATCTGGAGCAGCATCATCTCAAATCTCCACACTCATGTGGAGGTCAAGCGCCGGCGCCATAACCTCAAGTCCTACCATGACTGTTTCCTGGGCTCAGAGGCCGTGGACGTGGTGCTGGCACACATCACCCTAAACCGTTTCTTTGGTGATGAGGCAGTACCCCGCTACAAGGCCGTCCGTCTCTGTCAGGCCCTGATGGACTCAAGAGTATTTGAGCCAGTGGGCATTAAAGTATTTGGGAAGGAAAAGAAGCGAGCCACTTTTGAGGACAGTAGTTGTAGTTTATACCGGTTCCTGAACTCTACAACTGTTTCCTCATCATCACTGACCAACACCAAGTCTCACTCCACCAGCACCATCGAGAGCGGCTACGACTCACCGAGCATAAACAGGAACAAGAACGGCTACAGTCCGTCACGTGAAAG ACAAAGTGCGCTGAGTTACTCCACCCACTCCCCTGCAAAAGCAGACAAATCAGTGGAGGACGTGCTGGGAAACCTCAACCTGAGCTCCACCATCACCCCTCAGATGATCAACCTCGGCCTCTCACAAGAGC ttgTGGATGAGGTGTGGCATCAGCAGGCTGTGTTCAGGCTGTTGCAGCTGATAGAGCTCCCCCTGTTGGAGAAGCTGTTGGAGGGTAAAGACACACCCCGGCACCCCCTGAGTGGCATGGACAGTGACCCCGACCTGTTGTATACATCAAGCTACCTAGATCGAGAGGTCCTCAAGGCCTTTAGTGAAGCACA GGCAGATGAGTGGATGTTAGGGGCAGTGGACTGTCTAGAGTTTCTGCCTGATGAGCTGGTGGTGGAGGTCAGTCGGGGTTTAGCCGGTTGTGCTGATGACCTGCTCCGGTGTAAGAGTCTGCTCTATGAGGTCCTGGCTCAGCATTACGGAAACACACAACAGCCGCCTCTGCTCAACAACCACATTTTTGACATCCACTCTGGCATCTCGGAGCTCCTCG TAAACGGCAAGCAAGAGCAAGCTCTAGAGTCTCTGCAGCTGAGCCTAAAGCTGCAGGACTCTCGCAGCAGGGAGGAGCTTCGCAGGCTCCTGAGATTCATGGCTGTCGCAGCTAAACCACAGGAGGTCAAACTGCACAAAGAG ATTGAGAACAGAATGGCAGTGAAAAGGTCTTTTGCAAGTGCCATCGTCTACAGCAGAAGGCTCTCCAAAGGGAAGGTGGACCTGATGGTTCTGTTCATGATGGATAACCACTGCGATCTGTTCAAA ATTCCTGTTTCATTGCACAAAATGGTCAGTGACAGAATAACGAATATTGTGAAGGGGAAGGATCCAGATGTGATAACAG GATCAACATACTGCGAGAGAGTGAGCTCTAAGGCCTACTCAGAAAACGCACAAAAAACCACTAAAGAGGAACTTTGGACGTTACTCCGGACAGTACACGAGAACCCTAAGCTCTCCACTAAGGAAAAGAGACGGCTGCTGGGACAGTTTTACAAGGGCCACCCAGAGATTTTTGTTCAGTACTTTGGAAATAGATTGTCCACCGTCAACATGTTGCTACAGTGA